A window of Chryseobacterium scophthalmum genomic DNA:
TATTATGCAGTCTCTTGCCTTATTTGATTTCTCAAAAAAAATAAATCTTAAAAATGAAATCTTAGCCGGTTTTACTGTTGCAATGACTATGATTCCTGAATCGCTTTCATTTGCAATTTTGGCGGGACTTTCTCCACTTACCGGATTATATGCCGCTTTCATGATGGGTTTGGTCACTGCAGTTTTAGGCGGTCGTCCCGGAATGGTTTCCGGTGGAGCAGGAGCAACAATCGTTGTTTTGATTGCATTAATAAAATCTCATGGAGTAGAATATCTCTTTGCAACGGTAGTTCTTGCAGGAATTTTACAGCTGTTGGTCGGGGTTTTCAAACTCGGGAAATTTGTACGGTTAATTCCTCAACCTGTAATGTACGGTTTTCTAAATGGTTTGGCGGTCATTATTTTTATGGCGCAAGTAGAGCAATTTAAAATTGTTGATGCAAATGGAGTAGTGGGTTGGTTGCAAGGTTCTTCATTGTATGTAATGTTGGGTTTAACGGCTTTAACGATTGCTGTTGTTTATTTTTTTCCAAAAATCACAAAAGTAGTTCCGGCTTCTTTAGTTGCTATATTAGTTGTCTTTGGAGTTGTTTTAGGCTTTGGAATTAATACAAAAACGGTTGCTGACATTGCTCATATTAGCGGTAGTTTGCCGAGCTTTCATATTCCCAAACTTCCTTTTTCATTAGAAACTTTACAGATTATTTTCCCTTATGCTATGATTATGGCAGGTGTTGGATTGATCGAATCACTCTTAACTTTATCAATGGTTGACGAAATTACTAATTCAAAAGGTAGTGCAAATAAAGAATCTGTTGCTCAGGGTTTAGCAAATATTACCAACGGATTCTTCGGCGGAATGGGTGGTTGTGCGATGGTTGCACAGACTTTAGTCAACTTAAATGCAGGTTCAAGAGCTAGACTTTCAGGAATTATTGCTTCCATCACAATCTTAATTATCATTCTTGTCGGAGCTCCATTTATTGAAAAAATACCAATGGCGGCTTTGGTAG
This region includes:
- a CDS encoding SulP family inorganic anion transporter, translated to MQSLALFDFSKKINLKNEILAGFTVAMTMIPESLSFAILAGLSPLTGLYAAFMMGLVTAVLGGRPGMVSGGAGATIVVLIALIKSHGVEYLFATVVLAGILQLLVGVFKLGKFVRLIPQPVMYGFLNGLAVIIFMAQVEQFKIVDANGVVGWLQGSSLYVMLGLTALTIAVVYFFPKITKVVPASLVAILVVFGVVLGFGINTKTVADIAHISGSLPSFHIPKLPFSLETLQIIFPYAMIMAGVGLIESLLTLSMVDEITNSKGSANKESVAQGLANITNGFFGGMGGCAMVAQTLVNLNAGSRARLSGIIASITILIIILVGAPFIEKIPMAALVGVMMMVAISTFQWVSIQIVNKMPKSDIFVGITVALITIVLHNLALAVLVGVVISALVFAWDNAKRIRARKFTDENGVKHYEIFGPLFFGSVTAFTDKFEPDNDPEQVVIDFKESRIVDMSAIDALDKLSKKYAQQNKKIHLKHLSEDCRKMLKNAEAVIEVNIQDDPTYKVMPEK